From one Culex quinquefasciatus strain JHB chromosome 3, VPISU_Cqui_1.0_pri_paternal, whole genome shotgun sequence genomic stretch:
- the LOC6034040 gene encoding enhancer of polycomb homolog 1 codes for MKNLDSFAEDTRLKWWPTPTGTVGEDGEQGQHHTEQSVSDIPAANRKDANQEEPYEKMLKLRRDLSRAVTLLEMIKRHENLKREQLHLSIEVYEKRYQAQDFAGQMLAEFASNSTKASRPAFAPVYSNKYSSHHKAMAGCHWVRCGCIRR; via the exons ATGAAGAATTTGGATTCGTTTGCCGAGGACACCCGTTTGAAGTGGTGGCCAACACCCACTGGTACGGTCGGTGAAGACGGAGAGCAGGGGCAACATCACACCGAACAATCCGTATCTGACATTCCGGCGGCGAACCGAAAAGATGCAAACCAAGAAGAACCGTACGAGAAGATGCTAAAGCTAAG gcgggATCTGAGCCGAGCGGTGACGCTGCTGGAGATGATCAAGCGGCACGAGAATCTCAAGCGTGAACAGCTGCACCTCAGCATCGAGGTGTATGAGAAGCGGTACCAGGCGCAGGACTTTGCCGGCCAGATGTTGGCCGAGTTCGCCTCGAACTCAACCAAGGCGTCACG TCCCGCGTTCGCGCCAGTCTACTCAAACAAGTACTCGTCGCACCACAAGGCGATGGCCGGTTGCCACTGGGTCCGGTGCGGTTGTATACGGCGGTAG
- the LOC6034041 gene encoding LOW QUALITY PROTEIN: ATP-binding cassette sub-family F member 2 (The sequence of the model RefSeq protein was modified relative to this genomic sequence to represent the inferred CDS: deleted 2 bases in 1 codon; substituted 1 base at 1 genomic stop codon), which produces MAPDKKQKGRNKKITLVQGSKRDKATTNGATNGTAEMTEEEALCAKLDEEARINAEARACTGSLAVHPRSRDIKIANFSITFFGSEMLQDTMLELNCGRRYGLLGANGCGKSSLLAVLGNREVPIPDHIDIFHLTREIPASSKSALQCVMEVDAERIKLEKMADELVDQEDDESQERLMDIYDRLDEMSADCAEAKASXLLHGLGFSKEMQEKAAKDFSGGWRMRIALARALYVKPHLLLLDEPTNHLDLDACVWLEEELKTYKRILVIISHSQDFLNGVCTNIVHMTQKRLKYFTGNYEQFVKTRMELLENQMKQYNWEQDQIAHMKNYIARFGHGSAKLARQAQSKEKTLAKMMAQGLTEKAVDDKQLNFCFPSCGTIPPPVIMVQNVSFRYNEKTPHIYKNLEFGIDLDTRLALVGPNGAGKSTLLKLLYGDLVPTSGMIRKNSHLRIARYHQHLHELLDMDMSPLDYMLKSFPEVVEREEMRKIIGRYGLTGRQQVCPIRQLSDGQRCRVVFAYLAWKKPHLLLLDEPTNHLDMETIDALAEAINDFEGGLVLVSHDFRLINQVANEIWICENGKVTKWNGNILDYKEHLKKNIIKD; this is translated from the exons ATGGCTCCCGACAAGAAGCAAAAAGGACGCAACAAGAAGATCACCCTTGTGCAAGGCTCCAAAAGG GACAAGGCCACGACCAACGGTGCGACCAACGGAACGGCCGAGATGACCGAGGAAG agGCACTTTGCGCCAAGTTGGATGAAGAGGCGCGAATCAACGCGGAGGCCAGAGCCTGCACCGGGTCGCTGGCCGTGCATCCACGCTCCCGGGACATCAAGATTGCCAACTTTTCCATCACGTTCTTCGGTAGTGAAATGCTGCAAGATACCATGCTCGAGTTGAACTGTGGCCGTCGTTACGGTTTGCTCGGAGCCAACGGATGTGGTAAATCCTCTCTGCTGGCGGTGTTGGGAAACCGTGAGGTTCCCATTCCGGACCACATCGACATCTTCCACTTGACCCGGGAGATTCCAG CCAGCTCCAAGAGTGCGCTCCAGTGCGTCATGGAGGTGGACGCGGAACGCATCAAGCTGGAGAAAATGGCCGACGAGTTGGTTGACCAGGAAGATGACGAGTCCCAGGAACGGCTCATGGATATTTACGATCGTCTGGATGAAATGTCAGCGGATTGTGCGGAAGCGAAAGCTTCCTGACTTTTGCACGGTTTGGGTTTCAGCAAAGAGATGCAGGAAAAAGCCGCCAAGGACTTTTCCGGAGGTTGGCGTATGCGAATCGCACTGGCACGTGCGCTGTACGTGAAACCCCATCTCTTGCTGCTGGACGAACCTACAAACCATCTTGATCTGGACGCTTGCGTGTGGTTGGAGGAAGAATTGAAGACCTACAAACGTATTCTTGTCATTATTTCCCACTCGCAAGATTTCCTAAACGGCGTTTGCACCAACATTGTCCACATGACACAAAAACGGCTGAAATACTTCACGGGTAACTACGAACAATTTGTCAAGACGCGAATGGAACTGTTGGAAAACCAAATGAAGCAATACAACTGGGAGCAAGATCAGATAGCCCATATGAAGAACTACATTGCTCGTTTTGGTCACGGATCCGCCAAGCTAGCTCGTCAGGCGCAATCAAAGGAAAAGACCCTTGCCAAAATGATGGCCCAAGGTTTAACCGAAAAGGCCGTCGACGACAAGCAGCTTAACTTTTGTTTTCCGTCTTGCGGTACAATTCCGCCGCCTGTCATCATGGTACAGAACGTCAGCTTCCGATACAATGAAAAAACTCCGCACATCTATAAAAATCTTGAGTTTGGTATTGATCTGGACACCAGGTTGGCTTTGGTCGGACCCAACGGAGCTGGCAAGAGTACGCTGCTGAAACTGCTGTATGGAGATCTTGTGCCTACGTCCGGAATGATCCGCAAGAACTCACATTTGCGCATCGCTAGATATCATCAGCACTTGCACGAATTGCTTGACATGGACATGAGCCCCTTGGATTACATGTTGAAATCTTTCCCAGAAGTGGTGGAGCGAGAAGAAATGCGTAAGATCATCGGTCGCTATGGACTTACTGGCCGTCAACAGGTTTGTCCCATTCGACAACTGTCGGACGGACAGCGATGCCGCGTGGTGTTTGCTTACTTGGCATGGAAGAAGCCTCATCTGCTGCTGCTTGATGAACCTACTAATCACTTGGACATGGAGACCATTGACGCGCTGGCCGAAGCTATCAACGATTTCGAGGGTGGCCTTGTACTCGTTAGCCACGATTTCCGGCTTATCAACCAG GTCGCGAACGAAATCTGGATTTGCGAGAATGGCAAAGTCACAAAATGGAACGGTAACATCCTGGACTATAAGGAGCACCTAAAGAAGAATATTATCAAGGATTAA
- the LOC6034042 gene encoding LOW QUALITY PROTEIN: protein ELYS homolog (The sequence of the model RefSeq protein was modified relative to this genomic sequence to represent the inferred CDS: inserted 2 bases in 2 codons; deleted 2 bases in 1 codon) — protein sequence MWSSDIHLELKGVVRINLEQQQQQNQAGVGDEEEAAGQTSLGGFLADGLYAWVAKGAHLDVVCTRSGEKLLSHNFESDSRTRNCTICNVHGMEQSEVGSYLIAVGIQLYGNAGAVFVMTIQGARVLGRIDVNEKISSVQPVSKASYGRGRVSSFNGCIAVGTVSGKVLLIDACLRYEMTAFFGQRQVMNRLDKNQCHVEFANVDVATNHELVRQREVYFGLQLECTDEESSPVIALLDLPSLMAIAVGYADGRMVLYDLLELRILHVANPPIEDSPVISMNLVEPTNDPKACVYIWTFHAGVEGAFAVLHTLMYEEKYAEPEGHVYERFISCSPRLNVSCYDKGSFPLGVQSIMKNVSQEEEVLTLCVLSWVTSDRSTNILVFDLNQWYKAEMPFSCDWRHELNHTVFFSVKDVAMNTRLMVDSLIPFNSIQRPEEHFYPNSLSFDIMTLNNGSCARYHWIGLQNKILEYLEQMGSSAVMNPGKLYQVMLRAALIPQFIDYNYTVDTPVDVQREFILSVALEYNCGSLLRECAVSWADGSHLGQEPGEGVSLSTLTNWIWSRAKALKELSNMMCVTLFDISGRRIDCGTQKTLLHCSRQLKQLAKLYDVILVQCKQYIPEKVYKNLTSQGASIQLAADYQEVVQWLLNVGLLPEGNIDGVNLSDEFLLVPFPYVAIRTYFASQRTMLCDKQQPVDGANAAGVEDQSCKYLFIDNFIEREFKSEALRKVWLENNATGVYPPNSMQNLLRALLIPNVSVEAKYVLLCYTFMDMTAVLSDGRYGGIVQNLIKFPSVFKLNSAIIKRTQAFWFLDHGNIDCAIEELLSPISQSEQFPTWQREFLIAALLRYDSPHLALRVLRAPGMPISPFLELKSLLENNLISEAFKLQRSKHDTNLLQYFFEGMLKSTKYEVLLGLALTDEETRILREYLTKTSQPMADNVHFMHLLQKLDFVEAVHMIEKLGRKRSVEYNLEALREALTLYHAALEPTTQHLSYLAYAEHKELKPSKAPYAEPLSSRLIRGRADYRSRIYHKSIISIKEAAEPIEHAQPFLERPGLGMFQFRSQIKSSNVCYPIKLEAKKPKRKLDDDIPEGESKSKPSEIFVDYEKPRKRRKLDTDTIASYQTSLVAPKSVLTEFRPTKPSFNFTSKTFAASSEKSLSRSPSAQLTTPLVQKRQPYNPPSPESVSSYTPHGILRSTTSVQSFVHRKSVSPASVSVSATRWHDRSEEKVLRFDLPESPQVEKXQPSFAIAASVVKATDEPADVSLVSNDEFFXPEGSVVMFGDEDGSSFLSSGPKRRPSIHSRSRSVTPVENNIAIIIEDDNVDDDSSSKHASEPDEPMDSAVEEEEVEAPVQKAFGGRKPLGRLVLEANARKAMEAELASTTPSPPPKEEEEYVEMIDEAAGKEGGAIQSDCDQVASVVEEPTFSVGDETAVAVKVPEELGEVVVDEPTEVDPEDFGELVVLDKTSTDESSDSADEEEIDVAESSTGDDGDDDEELKYGESDLDEVEEDDVQNSEASVEEIIDISSSSEKPEYQSDPESSDDDSSDDNDDGKDSSIAGTITMNRGRSEVAVSAAGHADNPSAGGVANANYADFYSDTVPDVIMEQQNPDPETDEPASSEAQVSTTTSSAESNAEGGEPETTPPAERQSPDCGTNKHQAQDLTIPQEDAVVEEEHRERTPEPSSSSSARDLSVVGNERQDQPMQDAEIKLISPSREESFKTKADEKFLGKPKNAHEVDIPAMNLSVKPDEAHGANRKNSKSDESDDSAALNLSTGQLAEPLRVDEPLSGSEQAEEEPVPAAVEPERKITDSVDPLEGPSSRVTTSPEQQPPLWDIVSKQLAKTSSLESNTPATPRRSRRLSVDSGDASTSTPRSNIKTRRMSAMEKIEETEATPSKRATRASSVVPQDTASPPSTPLIKAKRHSSMNNLQASTPDTATLTPSRRSTRASSLAKELLTSTPTRRRRLSETFHAETVEPVHASPSKANDSFSTQDDARSEISNVSVSSRRSLRRKPASVQPAISEEDAPNPSSPPKAQEESFAEYTTKRRLTRHQSAVIEKSLEIVRKIGTIAEDAENVPLADPSQDSESESVVSNASNSSKRSRTSQKGKVSATRGKAKPPFTGRARSTRSTASSRKEGGSDAESIETESPSRKLTLETISEETDEPSSKVKRRGRPKKSD from the exons ATGTGGTCCAGCGACATTCATCTGGAGCTAAAGGGCGTTGTTCGGATTAATTtggagcaacagcagcagcaaaatcAGGCCGGCGTCGGAGATGAAGAAGAAGCAGCGGGACAAACCA GCCTCGGAGGATTTTTGGCGGATGGGCTGTACGCGTGGGTCGCGAAAGGAGCCCACCTGGACGTGGTCTGTACGCGGAGTGGCGAAAAACTCTTGTCGCATAATTTTGAGAGCGATTCCCGGACGCGGAATTGCACCATCTGCAATGTCCACGGGATGGAACAGTCGGAGGTGGGTTCGTACCTTATCGCCGTAGGGATTCAGCTGTACGGTAACGCCGGAGCAGTCTTCGTTATGACGATTCAGGGTGCCCGTGTTTTGGGACGGATCGATGTGAATGAAAAGATATCCAGCGTGCAACCGGTTAGCAAAGCTTCGTACGGTAGAGGACGCGTTTCTTCGTTCAACGGTTGCATCGCGGTTGGGACAGTTTCGGGGAAGGTGCTGTTGATTGACGCGTGCCTTCGATATGAAATGACGGCATTTTTCGGCCAGCGACAGGTAATGAACCGGCTGGATAAGAACCAGTGTCACGTTGAGTTTGCAAATGTCGATGTGGCCACAAATCACGAGCTGGTTCGGCAACGGGAAGTCTACTTTGGGTTGCAGCTGGAATGCACCGACGAGGAGAGTAGTCCCGTGATTGCGCTCCTGGATTTGCCTTCCCTTATGGCAATTGCCGTTGGTTATGCCGATGGCCGGATGGTGTTGTACGATCTTCTGGAGTTGCGCATACTTCACGTGGCTAATCCGCCAATTGAGGACAGTCCCGTTATAAGTATgaatttggtagagccaaccaaTGATCCGAAGGCTTGCGTGTACATCTGGACGTTCCATGCTGGCGTTGAGGGTGCGTTTGCCGTGCTGCATACGCTTATGTACGAAGAAAAGTACGCGGAACCAGAAGGACATGTTTACGAACGGTTCATCTCGTGCAGTCCTCGATTAAACGTGTCCTGCTATGATAAGGGAAGCTTCCCGCTTGGCGTGCAATCGATCATGAAAAATGTTAGCCAAGAGGAAGAGGTTTTGACGTTGTGCGTGCTCAGCTGGGTCACCTCGGACAGGTCGACCAATATTCTGGTTTTTGATCTGAACCAATGGTATAAGGCTGAGATGCCATTCTCCTGTGACTGGAGACACGAGCTGAACCATACCGTATTCTTCAGCGTGAAGGATGTCGCAATGAACACCCGACTGATGGTAGACTCTCTGATCCCGTTCAACTCGATCCAACGTCCGGAGGAGCATTTCTATCCAAATTCTCTTAGTTTCG ACATCATGACGCTGAACAACGGCAGCTGCGCTCGTTACCACTGGATCGGacttcagaacaaaattctcgAATATCTCGAACAAATGGGTTCGTCTGCGGTGATGAACCCCGGCAAGCTGTATCAGGTTATGCTACGAGCGGCACTTATTCCACAGTTTATTGATTACAACTACACGGTGGACACTCCCGTGGACGTCCAGCGGGAATTTATCCTCTCGGTCGCGTTGGAGTACAATTGTGGCTCGTTACTACGCGAGTGTGCCGTCAGCTGGGCCGACGGAAGCCACCTCGGACAGGAACCGGGCGAAGGCGTATCACTGTCCACGCTGACCAACTGGATTTGGAGCCGCGCAAAGGCACTGAAAGAGCTGAGCAATATGATGTGCGTAACGTTGTTTGACATTTCGGGTCGACGCATTGACTGTGGCACGCAAAAAACGCTGCTGCACTGCTCGCGGCAGCTGAAACAACTGGCCAAGCTGTACGATGTTATCTTGGTGCAGTGCAAGCAGTACATCCCGGAGAAAGTATACAAAAACCTCACATCCCAAGGCGCATCGATCCAGCTGGCGGCCGACTATCAGGAAGTGGTGCAATGGCTCCTAAATGTCGGCCTCCTGCCCGAGGGCAACATCGACGGGGTAAACCTCTCGGACGAATTTCTTCTCGTTCCATTTCCGTACGTGGCCATCCGTACGTACTTTGCCTCGCAGCGCACCATGCTGTGCGACAAACAGCAGCCCGTGGACGGAGCCAATGCTGCTGGGGTGGAAGATCAAAGCTGCAAGTATCTGTTTATCGATAACTTTATCGAGCGTGAGTTCAAGTCGGAAGCGCTGCGAAAGGTTTGGCTGGAGAACAACGCCACCGGCGTCTACCCGCCAAACTCGATGCAAAACTTGCTCCGGGCGCTGCTCATCCCGAACGTTAGCGTCGAGGCCAAATACGTTCTGCTGTGCTACACATTTATGGACATGACTGCGGTGCTGAGCGACGGCAG atatggtGGTATCGTGCAAAATCTGATCAAATTTCCGTCTGTGTTCAAGCTGAATTCCGCAATTATTAAGCGTACCCaagcgttttggtttttggacCACGGAAACATTgat TGCGCCATCGAAGAACTTCTTTCGCCAATATCCCAGAGTGAACAGTTTCCCACCTGGCAGCGGGAGTTCCTTATAGCGGCGTTGTTGAGATACGACTCACCTCACTTGGCGTTACGTGTCCTTCGTGCACCAGGCATGCCAATTTCACCATTTCTAGAGCTAAAGTCGCTGCTGGAAAACAATCTTATCTCGGAAGCGTTTAAACTTCAACGCTCAAAGCACGACACCAACCTGCTGCAGTATTTCTTTGAAGGAATGCTGAAATCGACCAAGTACGAGGTTTTGCTGGGTTTGGCGCTGACTGACGAAGAGACACGTATCCTGCGAGAATATCTGACGAAAACGAGCCAACCGATGGCAGATAACGTTCATTTTATGCATCTTCTGCAGAAGCTTGACTTTGTCGAAGCAGTTCACATGATTGAGAAGCTCGGACGGAAGCGATCGGTTGAGTACAACTTGGAAGCGCTCCGGGAAGCGTTGACTCTTTACCATGCGGCACTGGAACCGACCACGCAGCACTTGTCTTATCTGGCGTACGCAGAGCATAAAGAGTTGAAACCCTCGAAGGCACCGTACGCGGAACCGCTCAGCTCACGGTTGATTCGTGGCAGGGCAGATTATCGGAGCCGCATTTACCACAAGTCGATAATTTCCATCAAGGAGGCTGCCGAACCGATCGAACACGCTCAGCCGTTCCTGGAGAGACCCGGCCTAGGCATGTTCCAGTTTCGTTCGCAGATCAAAAGCAGCAACGTGTGCTATCCAATTAAGCTGGAAGCGAAGAAGCCCAAACGGAAGTTGGACGACGACATTCCGGAGGGCGAATCCAAGTCCAAACCCAGCGAGATATTCGTCGACTACGAGAAGCCTAGAAAGCGCCGCAAGCTGGACACGGACACTATCGCTTCGTACCAGACCTCACTGGTTGCCCCCAAAAGTGTCCTCACCGAGTTTCGCCCAACAAAGCCAAGCTTCAACTTTACCAGCAAAACCTTCGCCGCCTCCTCGGAAAAGTCGCTCAGCCGATCGCCGTCCGCGCAACTCACTACGCCGCTGGTGCAAAAACGACAACCGTACAATCCACCCTCCCCGGAGAGTGTCAGCTCTTACACACCGCACGGAATTCTCCGCTCGACAACGTCGGTGCAAAGTTTTGTCCACCGAAAAAGCGTTTCGCCGGCATCGGTTTCCGTTTCG GCTACGCGGTGGCACGACAGGTCCGAAGAGAAGGTGCTGCGATTTGATTTGCCAGAATCGCCGCAGGTCGAAA GCCAGCCATCGTTTGCGATTGCTGCTTCGGTGGTGAAAGCAACCGACGAACCGGCGGACGTATCGCTCGTTTCAAACGACGAGTTCT TCCCGGAAGGTTCGGTAGTTATGTTTGGCGATGAAGACGGGTCCAGTTTTCTGTCCAGCGGTCCCAAGAGACGACCCTCGATCCACAGTCGCTCACGGTCGGTCACTCCGGTCGAGAACAACATTGCCATCATCATCGAGGACGACAACGTGGATGACGATTCGTCCAGCAAGCATGCATCCGAGCCCGATGAACCGATGGACAGTGCTgtcgaggaggaggaggttgAAGCACCGGTTCAGAAGGCGTTCGGTGGTCGGAAACCGCTTGGCAGGTTGGTGCTAGAAGCAAACGCCCGGAAAGCGATGGAAGCAGAACTGGCATCGACGACGCCGTCTCCGCCACCAAAGGAGGAGGAAGAGTACGTTGAGATGATTGATGAGGCAGCGGGCAAGGAAGGTGGTGCCATTCAGTCTGATTGCGATCAAGTTGCTTCAGTCGTGGAAGAACCGACCTTTTCGGTAGGGGATGAGACTGCCGTTGCAGTGAAAGTTCCGGAGGAACTGGGAGAGGTGGTCGTCGATGAGCCGACTGAAGTTGATCCAGAGGACTTTGGCGAGCTGGTTGTGTTGGACAAAACTAGCACAGA TGAAAGCAGCGACAGTGCGGATGAGGAGGAAATAGATGTGGCGGAATCATCCACTGGGGAtgatggcgacgacgacgaagaattAAAGTACGGTGAGTCGGATCTGGACGAGGTAGAGGAAGATGATGTTCAAAACAGTGAGGCGTCGGTCGAGGAGATCATTGATATTTCGAGCAGTTCCGAGAAACCGGAGTACCAGAGTGACCCCGAAAGCAGCGATGATGACTCTTCGGACGACAACGACGATGGAAAAGATTCCTCTATCGCGGGCACTATAACCATGAACCGTGGTAGATCTGAGGTGGCCGTGAGTGCAGCAGGTCATGCGGATAATCCGTCGGCCGGCGGTGTAGCAAATGCGAATTATGCCGATTTTTATTCGGACACTGTACCGGATGTCATCATGGAGCAACAAAACCCGGACCCGGAAACGGACGAACCAGCATCGTCTGAAGCTCAGGTTTCTACAACAACTTCATCAGCCGAATCAAACGCGGAGGGAGGTGAACCGGAAACCACTCCACCTGCCGAACGGCAAAGTCCCGACTGTGGAACAAACAAACATCAAGCACAGGATTTAACCATTCCACAGGAAGATGCAGTTGTTGAGGAGGAACACCGCGAAAGAACTCCGGAACCGTCTAGTAGCAGCAGCGCAAGAGACCTTTCGGTCGTTGGAAACGAGCGGCAGGATCAACCGATGCAGGACGCAGAAATCAAGTTGATTTCACCTTCTAGAGAGGAGTCGTTCAAAACCAAGGCGGATGAAAAGTTTTTGGGCAAACCGAAGAATGCCCACGAAGTGGACATTCCGGCGATGAACCTTTCAGTTAAACCGGACGAAGCCCATGGAGCAAACAGAAAAAACAGTAAAAGCGACGAAAGTGACGACTCTGCTGCACTTAATTTGTCCACTGGCCAACTTGCGGAACCGTTGCGAGTTGATGAACCGCTGTCCGGGTCGGAGCAAGCTGAAGAAGAACCTGTACCAGCTGCTGTGGAGCCTGAGCGCAAAATCACAGATTCAGTTGATCCCTTGGAAGGACCAAGTTCGCGAGTAACGACCAGCCCAGAACAGCAACCGCCACTTTGGGACATTGTTTCGAAGCAACTTGCCAAAACATCATCCCTCGAGTCAAATACTCCGGCAACACCGCGAAGATCCAGACGGCTTTCGGTTGATAGTGGCGATGCTTCAACGTCGACTCCCAGAAGTAATATCAAAACAAGACGAATGTCCGCCATGGAAAAGATCGAGGAAACGGAAGCTACGCCCAGCAAGCGGGCGACACGAGCCTCCTCGGTTGTGCCACAAGACACTGCGTCCCCACCAAGCACGCCGCTCATCAAGGCCAAGCGGCATTCGTCAATGAACAATCTACAAGCGTCGACTCCCGATACCGCAACCCTAACGCCCAGCAGACGGTCAACGAGAGCTTCATCGCTAGCAAAAGAACTGCTAACCAGCACCCCCACAAGACGGCGAAGACTCTCCGAGACGTTCCACGCGGAAACAGTCGAGCCAGTTCACGCTTCGCCAAGCAAAGCCAACGACAGCTTCTCGACGCAGGACGACGCCCGGTCCGAAATATCAAACGTTAGCGTTAGCAGCCGCCGCAGCCTGCGCCGCAAACCCGCATCCGTGCAACCAGCAATATCGGAAGAGGACGCCCCCAACCCATCGTCCCCGCCAAAAGCCCAGGAAGAATCGTTCGCAGAGTACACGACAAAACGTCGCCTCACTCGTCACCAATCGGCCGTCATAGAAAAATCGCTCGAAATCGTCCGTAAAATCGGCACAATTGCCGAAGATGCGGAAAACGTCCCGCTCGCCGATCCTTCTCAGGACAGTGAATCGGAGTCGGTCGTGTCGAATGCGAGCAACAGCTCGAAACGTTCGCGCACCAGTCAGAAGGGGAAAGTTTCCGCAACCCGGGGTAAGGCAAAACCTCCGTTCACCGGAAGGGCCCGCTCGACCCGGTCCACAGCGTCTTCGAGAAAGGAAGGCGGCAGTGATGCGGAGAGCATCGAAACTGAAAGTCCTTCAAGAAAGCTTACGCTCGAGACCATATCCGAGGAAACTG acgaACCATCAAGCAAAGTCAAGCGTCGGGGACGACCAAAAAAGTCGGATTGA